One genomic segment of Erpetoichthys calabaricus chromosome 7, fErpCal1.3, whole genome shotgun sequence includes these proteins:
- the LOC114654209 gene encoding PWWP domain-containing DNA repair factor 3A-like, producing MYSEKLLRSHPTGVFVVIQRVILTVSTVFQCVHFSEKTQLFRPKPDSLHKTNTTCDSLMHLFVCVHSVGEQAGCVAAVGQLTEEQVAQVFAATEISRAYRRTQHEKLLEFIIKDHGADDHLLAVVSRKVSSKWLKNYENPKGHRVMTYIEDEELIDGLYNFLGEVLSRAVGTFERIDRVRIILDVLMPEALIKAIQTVERISLPKAENLFMDGPVYSECEREEFDILVLQQLEAQGKHQ from the exons ATGTATTCAGAAAAGCTATTGAGATCACATCCAACAGGAGTTTTTGTAGTAATCCAAAGAGTAATCCTCACAGTTTCAACTGTCTTCCAATGTGTCCACTTTTCTGAGAAAACACAACTGTTCAGACCAAAACCAGACagcttgcataagacaaatacTACATGTGACAGTCTGatgcatttatttgtgtgtgtccacAGTGTAGGAGAGCAGGCTGGCTGTGTGGCTGCAGTAGGGCAGCTGACTGAAGAACAAGTGGCTCAGGTTTTTGCAGCTACAGAGATCAGCAGGGCCTACAGGAGGACTCAGCATGAAAAACTGTTAGAGTTCATAATAAAGGACCATGGAGCAGATGATCACTTGCTG gctgttgtatctCGTAAGGTATCGTCCAAATggttaaaaaattatgaaaatcctaAAGGTCACCGGGTAATGACTTATATAGAAGATGAGGAGCTGATAGATGGCCTCTACAACTTCTTGGGTGAAGTGCTGTCAAGAGCTGTAGGCACTTTTGAGAGGATTGACAGAGTTCGcatcattctggatgtgctgatgCCAGAG GCTCTTATTAAAGCTATACAAACAGTTGAGAGGATTTCTCTGCCAAAGGCAGAAAATCTGTTCATGGATGGACCAGTATACAGTGAGTG tgagaGGGAAGAGTTTGACATACTTGTTTTGCAACAGTTGGAAGCACAAGGAAAGCACCAGTGA